A region from the Desulfoglaeba alkanexedens ALDC genome encodes:
- a CDS encoding purine-nucleoside phosphorylase, which translates to MEDIERRVREAADAVADRLRVRAETALILGTGLSGVADAMDLEGGLDYREIPHHPVSTVPSHRGRLLWGHWAGTPLIALQGRFHLYEGYAPAVIAFPIRLLAALGVKTVLLSNAAGGLNPLFEAGDLMVITDHINFTGRNPLVGVNIDAWGPRFPDMTEPYDRRLREMARAAAMEEHIPLREGVYVGVLGPSMETAAETRLLRAAGADAVGMSTVMEVITAVHAGMKVLGVSVITNVNRPDCYEPAPLEKVIQTATAAGPRLMRLFQAVLKSTTQATGGTQ; encoded by the coding sequence GTGGAAGACATCGAGCGAAGGGTGCGGGAAGCGGCGGATGCGGTGGCCGACCGCCTTAGGGTCCGAGCGGAAACCGCTTTGATCCTGGGAACAGGGCTCAGCGGAGTGGCCGACGCCATGGACCTGGAGGGCGGCCTGGACTACCGGGAAATTCCCCACCATCCCGTCTCCACCGTCCCCAGTCATCGAGGGCGCCTCCTGTGGGGTCACTGGGCCGGAACCCCCCTCATCGCCCTCCAGGGGCGGTTCCACCTTTACGAAGGCTACGCTCCGGCCGTTATCGCCTTTCCCATCCGTCTCCTGGCCGCCCTGGGAGTGAAGACCGTGCTGCTGTCCAACGCCGCCGGAGGCCTCAACCCGCTGTTCGAAGCCGGCGACCTCATGGTTATCACTGACCACATCAACTTCACAGGACGAAATCCCCTGGTGGGGGTCAACATCGACGCATGGGGCCCCCGTTTTCCGGACATGACCGAACCTTACGACCGCCGCCTGCGGGAAATGGCCCGAGCGGCAGCCATGGAAGAGCACATCCCATTGAGGGAAGGGGTCTACGTGGGAGTGCTCGGGCCCAGCATGGAAACCGCCGCCGAAACGCGGCTGCTGCGGGCCGCAGGTGCCGACGCCGTGGGCATGTCCACCGTCATGGAAGTGATCACGGCGGTGCACGCCGGCATGAAGGTCCTCGGCGTTTCGGTCATCACCAACGTCAACCGCCCGGACTGCTATGAACCGGCTCCCCTCGAAAAGGTCATTCAGACAGCCACGGCGGCCGGACCCCGGTTGATGCGTCTTTTTCAGGCGGTGCTGAAGTCAACGACGCAAGCCACGGGCGGCACTCAATGA
- a CDS encoding amidohydrolase family protein, whose translation MTDNERNQDPPAENADLVISGGRVLTLNDRNEIFDPGTVAVGSGRILAVGPSEALSARFTARRVMDAAGCVVLPGLVNAHTHAAMTLFRGLADDLPLLEWLQRHIFPAEAQLTEEWVYRGTLLACAEMILSGTTTFCDMYLFEHKVAEAAKAAGMRALVGEVLYDFPSPHYGPIENGLKFTEALVQEWKGDPLISVAVEPHALYTCSPELLRRCHDLACRLDTRLIVHLSESEAEVAQIRERYGHRPVEHLERLGVLSERLIADHCVALSPSDIEMLAFHRVNVVHNPESNMKLASGIAPVPALLAAGVNVALGTDGCASNNNLDLFGEMNTCATLHKLAALDPAVLPAQVVLRMATRNGAAALGLGHTVGQITAGYFADIIVVDFQRPHLTPVYDPISHLIYAAKGSDVRHVIIHGRVVLEDGRLLTLDVEEVMAHVRSIAKKIAS comes from the coding sequence ATGACCGACAACGAAAGGAATCAGGACCCGCCGGCGGAAAACGCCGATCTTGTTATCAGCGGCGGCCGGGTGTTGACTTTGAACGACCGGAACGAAATCTTCGACCCGGGCACCGTGGCCGTGGGTTCGGGAAGGATCCTTGCGGTGGGCCCATCCGAAGCCCTTTCCGCCCGCTTCACCGCTCGCCGTGTCATGGACGCCGCCGGCTGCGTCGTGCTGCCCGGCTTGGTGAACGCCCACACCCACGCGGCCATGACCCTGTTTCGCGGCCTCGCGGACGACCTCCCCCTCCTGGAATGGCTCCAACGGCACATCTTTCCCGCCGAGGCCCAGCTCACCGAAGAATGGGTCTACCGCGGAACGCTACTCGCCTGCGCCGAAATGATCCTTTCCGGAACCACCACCTTCTGCGACATGTACCTGTTCGAACACAAGGTGGCGGAAGCGGCGAAGGCCGCGGGCATGCGGGCTCTCGTGGGCGAAGTCCTCTACGACTTCCCTTCTCCGCATTACGGGCCCATCGAAAACGGCCTTAAGTTCACGGAAGCCCTCGTCCAAGAGTGGAAGGGCGACCCGCTCATCTCTGTGGCCGTGGAGCCTCACGCCCTGTACACCTGTTCGCCGGAACTCCTCCGACGCTGCCACGACCTGGCGTGCCGCCTCGACACCCGCCTCATTGTCCACCTTTCCGAAAGTGAGGCGGAAGTGGCGCAGATCCGGGAACGCTACGGGCACCGCCCGGTGGAACACCTGGAAAGGCTCGGGGTACTGAGCGAACGGCTCATCGCCGACCATTGCGTGGCTTTGAGTCCCTCCGATATCGAAATGCTCGCCTTCCACCGGGTCAACGTGGTCCACAACCCGGAAAGCAACATGAAGCTCGCCTCCGGCATCGCCCCGGTCCCGGCGTTGCTTGCCGCCGGCGTGAACGTCGCCCTGGGAACCGACGGCTGCGCCAGCAACAACAACCTGGACCTCTTCGGGGAAATGAACACCTGCGCCACGCTCCACAAGCTGGCCGCCCTGGATCCCGCCGTACTGCCGGCCCAGGTCGTGCTGCGCATGGCCACGCGAAACGGAGCCGCCGCCCTGGGTCTCGGCCACACCGTCGGGCAAATCACAGCCGGCTACTTTGCCGACATTATCGTTGTCGATTTTCAGCGGCCTCATCTGACGCCCGTCTACGATCCCATAAGTCACCTGATCTACGCGGCCAAAGGGTCCGACGTCCGGCACGTGATCATCCACGGCCGGGTGGTCCTCGAAGACGGAAGGCTCCTCACCCTGGACGTGGAAGAAGTGATGGCCCATGTCCGATCCATCGCGAAAAAGATCGCATCGTGA
- a CDS encoding amidohydrolase, which yields MSDPSRKRSHRDVPRAEVPQQVDWLLSPVEWLVTCDEAFRVWAPGAVAVRGDTIVAVGSRDAVEGSFRGRRRKDLSGCIVCPGLVNTHVHGAMSVFRGIADDLPLQRWLKEIIFPIEAAHVNADLVYLGTLLSTVEMILGGTTTFCDGYFFEGTAAVAVRDSGIRAVLGQGILGFPTPDQPDPSKAMDRATAFLKSFPSGNHRLRPSLFCHAPYTCSPETLLWVKGICREHGCLFQTHLSETRSEVEDLTRKYGRRPVIFLDDLGILDAGTLCAHAVWVDEEEIARLAERRVAVSHNPQSNMKLGAGAAPVPRMLEAGLTVGLGTDGCASNNDLDLFGEMAAAARLHKVVTGNPVACSAQQVLRMATRMGARALGWDSDIGSIEAGKKADLIAVDCRSPHLTPLYDPVSHLVYAARSSDVSLVWVGGDLVVEDGKIRTVDEEKLRREVAALARRISRSLTFR from the coding sequence ATGTCCGATCCATCGCGAAAAAGATCGCATCGTGATGTACCTCGTGCCGAGGTGCCTCAGCAAGTCGACTGGCTGCTGAGTCCCGTCGAGTGGTTGGTGACCTGCGACGAAGCCTTTCGGGTGTGGGCTCCGGGAGCCGTCGCCGTACGGGGAGACACCATCGTCGCCGTCGGTTCACGAGATGCCGTGGAAGGTTCGTTTCGAGGCCGGAGGCGAAAGGACCTCTCCGGATGCATTGTATGCCCCGGACTCGTGAACACCCACGTGCACGGGGCCATGAGTGTCTTTCGCGGCATCGCAGACGATCTTCCACTCCAGAGATGGCTTAAGGAAATCATCTTTCCCATCGAGGCGGCTCACGTGAACGCCGATCTGGTCTACCTGGGAACCCTCCTTTCGACCGTCGAAATGATCCTTGGAGGAACCACGACGTTCTGCGACGGCTATTTCTTCGAAGGCACAGCGGCCGTAGCGGTGCGGGATTCCGGAATACGGGCGGTCCTCGGCCAGGGAATTCTCGGTTTTCCCACACCCGACCAGCCCGACCCATCCAAGGCCATGGATCGCGCAACGGCCTTCCTGAAATCCTTTCCGTCCGGCAACCACCGCCTGAGGCCGTCGCTTTTCTGCCACGCCCCTTACACCTGCAGCCCGGAAACCCTACTCTGGGTCAAGGGAATTTGCCGGGAACACGGCTGCCTCTTCCAGACCCATCTTTCCGAAACCCGCTCCGAAGTGGAAGACCTGACGCGAAAATACGGCAGGCGACCCGTGATCTTTCTGGATGATCTGGGTATCCTGGACGCCGGCACGCTTTGCGCTCACGCGGTGTGGGTCGACGAAGAGGAAATCGCCCGGCTGGCGGAGCGCCGCGTCGCCGTTTCTCACAATCCGCAAAGCAACATGAAGCTCGGCGCCGGAGCCGCCCCGGTTCCTCGAATGTTGGAAGCGGGCCTGACCGTGGGGCTCGGAACCGATGGTTGCGCCAGCAACAACGACCTGGACCTCTTCGGGGAAATGGCCGCCGCCGCGCGGCTCCACAAGGTGGTCACGGGAAACCCCGTGGCCTGCAGCGCACAGCAGGTGCTTCGGATGGCTACTCGAATGGGAGCACGGGCACTGGGGTGGGATTCGGACATAGGGAGCATCGAAGCCGGGAAGAAGGCGGACCTCATCGCCGTCGACTGCCGCAGCCCGCATCTGACGCCCCTCTATGACCCTGTGTCGCACCTGGTCTACGCGGCGCGATCCAGCGACGTGAGCCTCGTTTGGGTGGGCGGCGATCTGGTGGTCGAAGACGGGAAAATCCGGACGGTGGACGAGGAAAAACTCAGGCGGGAAGTGGCGGCCCTGGCCCGCCGCATTTCAAGGTCCCTGACGTTTCGCTAA
- the nadC gene encoding carboxylating nicotinate-nucleotide diphosphorylase — MENRGDAGFSSDLDDRLILALREDIGPGDVTTRAVVPSERESRARVVAREPFVLSGSCVFRRVFHLIDPELDIEEPYADGDAVPRDAEVFRIQGRTASILTGERLALNLVQRLSGVATATRLMVDAVSGTGCRILDTRKTTPLWRDLEKEAVRHGGGWNHRFGLFDGVLIKDNHVAAAGGVREAVKRARSHAPHTLKIEVEVDTLLQLDEALDAGADVILLDNFAVEDLRRAVRRAGGRALLEASGGITVGTVRAVAETGVDFISSGALTHSPRAVDLSLEMLR, encoded by the coding sequence ATGGAAAACCGGGGCGATGCGGGTTTTTCCAGCGACCTGGATGACCGATTGATCCTGGCGCTTCGCGAAGACATCGGACCGGGCGACGTGACCACTCGAGCGGTGGTGCCTTCCGAGCGGGAGAGCCGGGCGCGGGTTGTCGCTCGGGAGCCTTTCGTCCTCTCAGGATCCTGCGTGTTCCGGCGCGTCTTTCACCTCATCGACCCTGAACTGGATATTGAGGAGCCCTACGCGGATGGCGACGCGGTTCCCCGGGACGCGGAGGTGTTCCGGATCCAAGGACGGACCGCCTCGATCCTCACCGGCGAGCGCCTGGCTCTCAACCTGGTCCAGCGTCTTTCGGGAGTCGCCACCGCAACGCGGCTCATGGTGGACGCCGTCTCAGGCACCGGCTGCCGCATTCTGGACACGCGGAAAACCACGCCGCTGTGGCGCGACCTGGAAAAGGAAGCGGTGCGACACGGCGGAGGCTGGAACCACCGGTTCGGGCTTTTCGACGGCGTCCTCATCAAGGACAACCACGTCGCGGCAGCCGGAGGCGTTCGTGAAGCCGTAAAGCGGGCCCGATCCCATGCACCACACACCTTGAAAATCGAAGTGGAAGTGGACACACTACTGCAGCTGGACGAAGCCCTGGACGCAGGAGCCGACGTGATTCTCCTCGACAACTTCGCCGTGGAGGATCTCCGTAGAGCGGTCCGACGCGCCGGCGGACGAGCGCTCCTTGAGGCATCCGGAGGCATCACGGTGGGAACCGTCCGCGCCGTGGCCGAAACGGGCGTGGATTTCATCAGCTCCGGGGCGCTCACCCATTCGCCGCGGGCCGTCGACCTGAGCCTGGAAATGCTTAGGTAG